CCTGAGAAATTTCAGAGGTTCAGAGGGGGGATGAATAGATGGATTTGGGGGGGGGTATTTATAGGGCTGATAACTGGTTATTCTGCACCGCCGCTCCAGTCCGAAATCATTATTAAATAAAATCCTCATCCTCTGCGGGGGGGAACGCGATGTCTCTGGATTGGCTACCGAAGGATGATGTGTTGAGGGACCACGAGCTCTGGGGCGAGGAGCACTTCAGCAAGGAAGCTCCGGGCGTGATGTACGAGAAAAGGCCCATTCTCGACCCCTCCGGGAAACCGGTCGAGGGCCTCCACGCGGCCTGGATTATCCTGAACAACCCAGCCCAGTACAACTCCTACACGACGGAGATGGTCAAAGGGGTCATCGCAGGCTTCAACAAAGCTTCGATGGACAGGAGGGCCGTGGCGGCGGTCTTCACGGCTGTGGGCGACAAGGCCTTCTGCACAGGGGGGAACACGAAGGAGTATGCGGAGTACTACTCCAAGAGGCCTGCAGAGTACGGGTCCTACATGGATTTGTTCAATGGAATGGTTGACGCGATTCTTAACTGCAAGAAGCCCGTTATATGTCGCGTGAACGGCATGAGAGTCGCGGGCGGACAGGAGATCGGGATGGCCTGCGACCTCTCGATTTCATCCGACCTCGCAGTCTTCGGCCAGGCCGGACCGCGGCACGGCTCCGCGCCCGACGGCGGGAGCACCGACTTCCTCCCCTGGTACCTGGGCATTGAGGACGCGATGTGGAGCTGCATCTCGTGCGAGCTATGGAGCGCCTACAAAATGAAGCTCAAGGGCCTGCTCAGTAAGGTCGTGCCTGTGATAAAGGAGGGGGAGAGGTGGGTCAGGAACCCGCTGGTCATTACCGATAAATACATTGAGGACGGGGAGATTGTTTACGGAGAGTTTAAAACAGGAGAGGAAGCGAAGAGGGCCAGAGAGTACCTGAAGAGCGCCAAGACTGACTTCACCCTGCTCGATAAATCTGTGAACGACGTCATTTGGACCTTCACGAATCTCTTCCCCGGATGCCTCATTAAATCAATAGATGGAATTCGGCTGAAGAAGAAGTTCTTCTGGGACCAGGCGAAGGTGATAAACAGGCACTGGCTCGCCGCTAACATGTCCACGGAGGCCTTCCTGGGCTTCAACGCCTTCAACACGAAGAAGCTCACGGGAACCGACGTGATAGACTTCATCAGGTACAGGCAGCTCCTCGCGGAGGGAAGGAGGGTGGACGAGGCCCTCGAGGGGGCGGTGCTGGCGAAGCCGGCGAGAAAAGAGGACCAGTGACAAGGAGGAGTGAGCGGCGGAGGAACGAATCGGCACAGGGGCAATTGGGCCATTCGAGTAACACTAGGGCAATAGGAGGGGGTCCTTGGCGTGGCAAGAAGAGATGCCGAGGGCTGTCGCGGTGGAATGTGTGGAGGAAGAGGGGCTCACAGGTCTCCGAGAGCGGTTCCCCGGACGCGGAATGCAGCGACCGCGAAAGCGGAAAGAGGAGGCGTAATGGTATGAAGGGTGTGGTTTGGAAGCCGTCGAAGAAGTTCATTGAGGCAACTCGAATCTGGAAATTCATGAAGAAGCACCGGATAAAAGATTACCGGAGGCTGATAGAGAGATCCGCGCGGGACCCTGACTGGTTCTGGCCTGCGATAATCGAGGACCTGAACATCGAGTTCTATAAAAAATACAGGAAGCTGCGAGACGCGTCGAAGGGCGTCCCGTGGACCGAGTGGTTCGTTGGAGGGAAAATAAACATCGTCCACAACTGCCTAGACAGGCATGCATCATCCTCAAAGAGGCACAAAGCGGCGGTTGTCTGGGAGGGAGAGGGCGGAGAGACCAGGACCGTCACGTTCGCCCAGCTATCCTCCGAGGTCAACAGGCTCGCGAGTGCGATGAGGGAGGCGGGGGTGGGCAGGGGGGACACCGTGGGCATCTACATGCCGATGTGCCCCGAAATCGTTGCGGCGATGTACGCCGCCATGAAGCTCGGGGCGATTGTGATACCGATATTCTCCGGCTACGCCGCTCCCGCCGTCGCGCTCAGGCTCAACCACGCGGAGGCAAAGCTGCTCTTCACCGCGGACGGCTCCTACAGGAGGGGGAAGCACGTCCCGATCAAGACTGAGGCGGACAGGGCCGCGGCACAGGTGCCCTCGCTGAGAAAGGTGGTTGTGTTCAGGAGAACGGGGGTCGAGGTGCCCTGGACCGATGGGCGCGATATCTGGTGGCACGACTTTGTCAGGGGCAAGCCGGCCGATTGTCCAACGGAGCAGATGGACTCCATGGACCCGGCGCTGATTATCT
This Thermoplasmata archaeon DNA region includes the following protein-coding sequences:
- the oah gene encoding 6-oxocyclohex-1-ene-1-carbonyl-CoA hydratase, whose protein sequence is MSLDWLPKDDVLRDHELWGEEHFSKEAPGVMYEKRPILDPSGKPVEGLHAAWIILNNPAQYNSYTTEMVKGVIAGFNKASMDRRAVAAVFTAVGDKAFCTGGNTKEYAEYYSKRPAEYGSYMDLFNGMVDAILNCKKPVICRVNGMRVAGGQEIGMACDLSISSDLAVFGQAGPRHGSAPDGGSTDFLPWYLGIEDAMWSCISCELWSAYKMKLKGLLSKVVPVIKEGERWVRNPLVITDKYIEDGEIVYGEFKTGEEAKRAREYLKSAKTDFTLLDKSVNDVIWTFTNLFPGCLIKSIDGIRLKKKFFWDQAKVINRHWLAANMSTEAFLGFNAFNTKKLTGTDVIDFIRYRQLLAEGRRVDEALEGAVLAKPARKEDQ